The following are encoded together in the Osmerus eperlanus chromosome 18, fOsmEpe2.1, whole genome shotgun sequence genome:
- the LOC134038945 gene encoding uncharacterized protein LOC134038945 isoform X2 has product MEKPTCKKKILSSRESSCATLTPTLKNFTIPRKKRGDGKALLESCHEESRDYSLVKRILSDSRLDPCKEISVTLMCEEVKLIHNEELQREFSEKRAEMRSKDRHVREMEESFCFLVMSDQKAAKIFQQGLSVGDSDQHCLGNPSHGVYLHKHADVALKNTSGTTPAGNVLIIFKVLLGKVKKVIPNLRKSNTHDPVVNYDCHVSRDPAGPQDSLSQQVIGSSVFLFDYNDKQELTPTPRQCLPYAVVSLAPAVHSTPSTLMSIPIRPRELEANMKTCTVAERWRKGQNATVKFKHFGASKCPGYKSQGLEGSPFYQNAEQPISHGPTKDPNTSHKNGKDHLLPSFGSWAPQSCFSTPLDPTPPDIGSIPLLNSWLFPHSDYAQFLSHAGLTQMKQNKLQSSHQVLSFQQAQSSLSINQDQQRQLSDIPTAAVLEKCTTVVYSSRVIKDPRMLRRLSGTTQTSSYVDSGGQQTETDTSEKELMEKAKRDKLHDLPNQNNKIFANETRNVNHTEGSCTSASKINDSVASPSVSPQKSDNQPSYRMLKMKFKKYSAYLHMSKNERATKIWSLESLSFDEKKILFERINFYEKFYQKYKKGDLVRNDKKTKVNHEASSKPRSEHGCLTSHTGKNSHKQHTSYQHISKQSPGISIPEPSKQQMTLPLQHLTLSQDTNKKQEDSQVKKEHFRAGPIPVSLLGLKGDLSLIDVHRLELERTAKSLDIINRDSLNQPSTMLEPSTQSTSSYYAIQIKRKGEGQAKSCGEIEFCEQPGDVDKDTLPFIFPPDISVPYASAGSTHFDPQTQIQSEVVTQMVDSMGDKQDENVKSYCQNLDSSMHNSVVRHQHKTVTEVQNQETVSPSSKGILQEMEERFDLDRMMVQMPEDALYSGEDTSTSEYIFESHTDIIGACEEVNAMETEVDAISTVCPLIVSGKDLEKSIQTINIQDTKGIPLYSEVTEDRNSHPLECVNDAIYSFLRSRFELGQLVLSSAQNTEFFISRKHYLKPKDVNSPLNTCTSPPQPCNKNKFIRGVHCNLCITIKADMECSPGTESCTLIQKTFKGGVFKATTTYKDRLKSHNVKLIKIMAEKYNGKENESFRKMKDHVQVMKSSKKIFSSFSQADLSIESQTSLSISLKKRKRSNVIKKRNSKLDTFPFEFRRSVRNRSKGNKNSQSTAHKSEINTSRTAKPVTMQGKKRVIIKIIKDFRRTNSWWTFSHRLNPNRMHRNKLSYGPVRSDRQQKITSVNKELPSTDCSARDTSNRELKTLHFPQHTLSTLEYLDVADSSHEKWFTYGNVLEDDKPLEKALQEGTPEEETNGNLTTMTQAEEITSVSDIMEYPLDAAIEILCGSEVKSATNSCTPKPYEVMTQGLSQTQRYDRIEEDVTSNHATTPSKEVKLISQLRDFLTRFELTVQKEETKSHSDNEEQNVLHICETSQRSDSDAQKQPVQFVVLDRVELPNLRQFTCEPMLNSTVKSQAVNATEIQSIATECNQFKISSQSIKPHISQFDVTNSEQGLKAKDYNNVDCISCISPDSTSMLEVTKGSTQVLVGNSNLETNSEITTSVPATKQKCNSNSNTNKLKPQFDSEVEKPKENDSMKRHNVRLETLFRRDFSVADISYMLQDSDKATSLIQLIPMRSHCKVMLQYFILNFEKKQNDEAKQIVVTRDLVLEKYMDRPPQPVELKFEALNSFLELQMMLEAWQFVDNKMRYFSGEITFRSLLWYDPTLYGELFKGKVGFQQQSSLYSSFQQSLATNGLSALQNYHMAVSKLNVQLQRDPNMSYYMYLKSKRERLEVEAVLRNPTHLESFYLSVPVSCMINFGDNVESLERAKNVVNIFTDIPGDQLEGGFNVGKAEHLAIMCRLLQEKIYYLKAVKNTMLSKISWIGMEHILYDASKIMVGRDVKPCASHELLRKYRKKNPHIVIGVTENGESLFNTRRANSTHQVTKRVRPRQQTRNLQDQVRSTEDNHCAQKAPEDIPTAIALTCEPSPKPPDVRSNKTKRIVYHQVIIPSTHLQPGKHQAKLNKTQVVHREIRACLLNKDVKEVDTLMQLPAALRETETHPHRQCLSSWPTHNRTGHDPRQMQPSLSHAVRDSQPRVTIFSKDLKEQTGLSRWFNLPSSQQLPLSMPPSRSATQMQLPNHISSVCEPPPINYPFFLLNGQTYATVNPITPSQAHDNGAAFLHHHM; this is encoded by the exons ATGGAAAAACCCACTTGTAAGAAAAAGATACTTTCATCAAGGGAATCTTCATGTGCAACACTTACTCCGACTCTTAAGAACTTCACCATTCCcagaaaaaagagaggagatgggaaag CTCTTCTTGAATCATGCCATGAAGAAAGTAGGGATTACAGTTTAGTAAAAAGAATTCTAAGTGATTCCCGGCTAGACCCTTGCAAAGAGATTTCAGTCACTTTGATGTGTGAAGAGGTCAAACTGATACACAATGAGGAGCTACAACGAGAGTTCTCTGAGAAAAG GGCAGAGATGCGTTCCAAGGATAGACATGTCAGAGAAATGGAAGAGAGCTTCTGTTTTTTGGTCATGTCTGATCAGAAGGCTGCAAAGATTTTTCAACAGGGACTAAGTGTTGGGGACTCTGATCAACACTGTCTGGGAAATCCATCACATGGAGTGTATTTGCACAAACACGCTGATGTGGCCCTGAAAAATACCAGTGGCACCACACCCGCAGGAAATGTTTTAATCATTTTCAAG GTTCTTTTAGGAAAGGTGAAAAAAGTGATTCCAAATTTGAGAAAGAGCAACACACATGATCCAGTTGTAAATTACGATTGTCATGTGTCTAGAGACCCTGCTGGACCACAAGACAGCCTCTCTCAACAAGTTATTGGGTCATCC GTGTTCCTGTTTGACTACAACGACAAACAGGAACTGACCCCCACACCAAGACAATGCTTGCCGTATGCTGTAGTTTCATTGGCTCCAGCTGTACATTCAACACCATCCACACTGATGAGCATTCCAATAAGGCCAAGGG AATTAGAAGCAAATATGAAGACTTGCACAGTGGCAGAAAGATGGCGAAAGGGACAGAATGCAACTGTAAAATTCAAACATTTTGGAGCTTCCAAATGTCCTGGATACAAATCACAAGGGTTGGAAGGATCTCCATTTTACCAAAATGCAGAACAACCAATCTCTCATGGCCCTACAAAAGACCCAAATACATCACATAAAAATGGCAAAGACCATCTTTTACCATCCTTTGGTTCATGGGCTCCTCAGTCATGCTTTAGTACTCCATTAGACCCAACACCGCCAGACATTGGTTCGATCCCACTTCTGAACAGTTGGCTATTTCCTCATTCTGACTATGCTCAGTTCCTCTCGCATGCTGGACTGACTCAGATGAAACAAAATAAGTTACAGTCAAGTCATCAAGTTCTGTCTTTTCAACAAGCTCAAAGCTCACTGTCCATCAACCAGGATCAACAACGGCAACTTTCTGATATACCCACAGCAGCTGTGTTGGAGAAATGTACCACTGTCGTTTATTCTTCTCGTGTCATCAAAGATCCAAGAATGTTAAGACGATTGTCAGGCACTACACAAACGTCCAGTTATGTTGACTCAGGTGGTCAGCAAACTGAGACAGACACATCGGAGAAAGAATTAATGGAAAAGGCAAAGCGTGATAAACTCCATGACTTACCAAACCAGAATAACAAGATTTTTGCAAATGAAACTAGGAATGTAAACCACACTGAAGGTAGCTGTACTTCTGCTTCTAAGATAAATGATTCAGTTGCTTCCCCCTCTGTGTCCCCCCAAAAAAGTGATAATCAGCCATCATACAGAATGCTGAAAATGAAATTTAAGAAATATTCAGCATATCTCCATATGTCAAAAAATGAGAGGGCCACAAAAATCTGGTCTTTAGAAAGTTTGTCATTTGATGagaaaaaaatactttttgaaaGAATCAATTTCTATGAGAAGTTTTACCAAAAGTACAAAAAAGGAGACCTTGTTCGAAATGACAAGAAAACCAAAGTAAACCATGAGGCATCAAGTAAACCAAGAAGTGAGCATGGCTGCTTAACTTCCCACACAGGGAAGAATTCACACAAACAACATACCAGTTATCAGCATATTTCAAAACAGTCCCCAGGAATATCAATCCCAGAACCATCCAAACAACAGATGACACTGCCGCTTCAACATTTGACACTGTCACAAGACACAAACAAGAAACAGGAAGATAGCCAAGTAAAAAAAGAGCATTTTAGAGCTGGACCCATCCCAGTCAGTCTCTTAGGACTAAAGGGGGATCTCTCATTAATAGATGTGCATAGGTTAGAGCTTGAAAGAACAGCCAAAAGTTTGGATATAATAAATCGAGACTCATTGAACCAACCATCAACGATGTTGGAGCCTTCCACACAATCAACATCCTCTTATTACGCTATCCAAATCAAAAGGAAAGGGGAAGGCCAAGCTAAAAGTTGCGGCGAAATTGAATTCTGTGAACAACCTGGAGATGTTGATAAAGACACACTGCCTTTTATTTTTCCACCGGATATATCTGTTCCCTATGCTTCAGCTGGATCCACACATTTTGATCCACAGACTCAGATACAGTCTGAAGTTGTTACTCAAATGGTAGACTCCATGGGGGACAAACAGGACGAGAATGTGAAATCCTACTGTCAAAACCTTGACAGTAGTATGCACAACAGTGTCGTGAGACATCAGCATAAAACAGTTACGGAAGTACAAAACCAAGAGACAGTATCTCCAAGCTCTAAGGGGATTCtacaggagatggaggagaggtttGATCTTGATCGGATGATGGTCCAAATGCCTGAAGATGCTCTTTATTCAGGAGAGGACACAAGTACTTCTGAGTACATTTTTGAGAGCCACACTGATATTATTGGTGCTTGTGAGGAGGTCAATGCAATGGAGACAGAAGTAGATGCTATAAGCACTGTCTGCCCCTTGATTGTGTCAGGCAAAGACCTTGAAAAATCAATACAAACTATCAATATTCAAGACACAAAAGGCATACCATTGTATTCAGAAGTAACTGAGGACCGGAATAGCCATCCTTTGGAATGTGTCAATGATGCCATATACAGCTTTTTGCGTAGTAGATTTGAACTTGGTCAACTTGTTCTCTCATCGGCTCAAAACACTGAGTTTTTCATCTCTAGAAAACATTACTTGAAACCAAAAGACGTCAACAGTCCATTGAACACCTGTACATCACCACCTCAACCTTGCAACAAAAACAAGTTCATCAGAGGTGTGCACTGTAACCTGTGCATTACAATAAAAGCTGACATGGAATGCTCTCCTGGCACTGAATCATGTACTCTGATCCAGAAAACATTCAAAGGAGGTGTTTTTAAAGCAACCACCACATACAAGGATAGGCTGAAATCCCACAATGTCAAATTAATAAAAATAATGGCAGAAAAATACAATGGAAAGGAAAATGAGTCTTTCAGGAAAATGAAGGATCATGTACAAGTGATGAAAAGTTCAAAAAAAATCTTCTCTAGCTTTTCACAAGCAGATTTATCAATAGAGTCGCAAACATCTTTAAGTATATCGCTAAAGAAAAGGAAACGGTCAAATGTGATTAAGAAGAGGAACTCAAAGCTAGACACATTTCCTTTTGAGTTTCGAAGGAGTGTCAGGAATAGAAGTAAAGGGAACAAGAATTCTCAATCTACAGCTCACAAGTCAGAAATAAACACTTCAAGGACAGCAAAGCCAGTTACCATGCAAGGGAAAAAAAGGGTTATTATCAAGATAATTAAGGATTTTAGGAGGACCAATAGTTGGTGGACATTTAGTCACAGGTTGAACCCAAACCGAATGCATCGCAACAAATTGTCCTATGGTCCTGTCAGATCAGACAGGCAACAAAAAATTACATCTGTAAATAAGGAACTTCCAAGCACTGACTGTTCTGCAAGAGACACATCCAACAGAGAGTTGAAAACACTACATTTCCCTCAACATACGTTGTCTACACTGGAATACCTTGATGTTGCAGATTCAAGTCATGAAAAATGGTTTACTTATGGGAACGTATTGGAGGATGACAAGCCACTAGAAAAAGCATTACAAGAAGGTACCCCTGAGGAAGAGACCAATGGAAATCTTACTACAATGACACAAGCTGAGGAGATCACCTCAGTATCTGATATCATGGAGTACCCATTAGATGCTGCCATTGAGATTCTTTGTGGCAGTGAGGTAAAAAGTGCTACAAACTCCTGCACACCCAAACCATATGAGGTAATGACCCAGGGTCTatcacaaacacagagataTGATAGAATTGAGGAAGATGTTACATCTAATCACGCCACCACACCCTCCAAGGAGGTCAAATTAATCTCTCAATTAAGAGATTtcttgaccagatttgagttaACAGTTCAGAAAGAAGAAACAAAGTCACACTCTGATAATGAGGAACAGAATGTGTTGCATATCTGTGAGACTTCGCAAAGAAGTGACTCTGATGCTCAGAAGCAACCAGTTCAGTTTGTTGTTCTTGACAGGGTGGAACTGCCTAATCTTAGACAATTTACATGTGAGCCTATGCTGAATTCCACTGTCAAATCACAAGCAGTAAATGCTACCGAGATTCAAAGTATTGCAACAGAATGCAATCAATTCAAGATCTCAAGTCAGAGTATCAAACCACACATTAGCCAGTTTGATGTCACAAACTCAGAACAAGGGTTGAAAGCAAAAGATTACAATAATGTGGATTGCATTTCATGCATCAGTCCTGATAGTACTTCCATGTTGGAAGTCACTAAAGGGTCTACTCAGGTTCTGGTGGGCAACAGTAATCTAGAGACAAACTCAGAAATCACCACAAGTGTACCTGCCACAAAACAGAAATGTAACAGCAATAGCAACACGAACAAGTTGAAACCTCAATTTGATTCAGAAGTTGAAAAACCGAAAGAAAATGATAGCATGAAAAGACACAATGTAAGGCTTGAAACTTTATTCCGGAGAGACTTTAGTGTGGCAGATATTTCTTACATGCTACAAGACAGCGACAAAGCAACTTCCTTGATTCAACTTATTCCAATGAGATCACACTGTAAAGTCATGCTCCAGTACTTCATTTTGAATTTTGAGAAAAAGCAGAATGACGAAGCCAAACAAATAGTTGTCACTAGAGACTTAGTTCTAGAGAAATACATGGACCGTCCTCCACAACCAGTGGAACTGAAGTTTGAAGCATTGAATTCTTTCTTGGAACTGCAGATGATGTTGGAGGCGTGGCAATTTGTTGACAACAAGATGAGATATTTTAGTGGAGAAATTACATTTAGGAGTCTGCTGTGGTATGATCCCACTCTGTACGGTGAACTGTTCAAAGGAAAGGTGGGGTTCCAGCAGCAGTCCTCTTTATATTCATCTTTCCAGCAAAGCCTTGCCACTAATGGACTAAGTGCATTGCAAAACTACCATATGGCTGTCTCTAAATTGAATGTGCAGCTCCAAAGAGACCCAAACATGTCTTACTACATGTATCTCAAAAGCAAAAGAGAAAGGCTTGAGGTGGAAGCTGTATTACGAAATCCCACTCACTTAGAGAGTTTCTACCTCTCTGTGCCAGTGTCTTGCATGATAAACTTCGGTGACAATGTGGAAAGTTTAGAGAGGGCCAAGAATGTTGTGAATATCTTTACAGACATTCCAGGTGACCAGTTGGAAGGGGGATTTAAtgtgggaaaggcagagcatcTTGCCATTATGTGCCGATTACTTCAAGAGAAAATCTACTATTTAAAAGCCGTTAAGAACACCATGCTTAGCAAGATATCGTGGATTGGCATGGAACACATTCTGTATGATGCTTCAAAGATAATGGTGGGAAGAGATGTAAAACCATGTGCATCACATGAACttctgaggaaatacagaaaaaaaaatccacacATTGTAATTGGAGTAACAGAAAATGGCGAATCATTGTTCAATACAAGGAGGGCAAATAGCACTCACCAAGTGACAAAGCGAGTTCGTCCAAGACAACAAACAAGAAACTTGCAAGATCAGGTGCGGTCTACTGAGGACAATCACTGTGCTCAG AAAGCACCTGAGGATATACCCACTGCAATAGCCTTAACATGTGAACCAAG CCCAAAGCCTCCTGATGTTCGCTCCAACAAGACTAAGCGAATAGTGTACCACCAAGTTATCATCCCTTCAACGCATCTCCAGCCTGGAAAACATCAGGCAAAGCTTAATAAAACACAGGTTGTCCATCGAG AAATCAGGGCATGTCTTCTGAACAAAGACGTAAAAGAAGTTGATACACTGATGCAATTACCTGCTgctttgagagagacagaaacacatccACATAGACAGTGTCTCTCAAGCTGGCCAACCCATAACAGAACAGGACATGATCCAAGGCAGATGCAGCCATCCTTGTCTCATGCAGTTAGGGACAGTCAACCCAGGGTGACTATATTCTCAAAAGATCTAAAGGAGCAAA